Below is a window of Halarcobacter anaerophilus DNA.
TCTAACTCAAAAGATTCATTATTTACCTCAATAGCAAAATTCATATGTTTTGTTAATATCTCTCTGGTCATATAAAGTCCTATTCCTGTACCTTGACTTTGGTGTTTTGTAGTAAAATAGGGCTCAAAAATTCTATTTATTATCTCTTCTTTTATTCCTTTTGCACTATCTTTTATTGTTAGGGTTTTATTTGAACACTCTATTACGATAACTTTTTTTTCTATATCTTTTTTGGAATTTAAAGCATCAACACTGTTATTTATAATATTTAAAATTGCTTGTTGAAACTCATTTTTATATCCGTAAAGCTCTACTTTCTCGTCAATACTTAAAATAACTCTGATTTGATCATGTTTTAGTTTGTCTTTTAGTAGTGAGATATTTTCCAAAATACTCTTTTTTAGTAAAAATTTACTTTTTTCTCTATCTTGTCTAAAAAAGTTTTTGAAATCTTCAATTGTCTGAGATAGATATTTAGAGTTTCTTAAAATCAAATCACAAGTTGACTGAAATCCGGAAGGATCGACTACTCCTAATTCATTTTGCAGTTTTAAAGAACTTATTGCTGCTGATATGGAGCTTAAAGGTTGTCTCCATTGATGAGCAATATTACTTAGCATTTCCCCCATTGCAGCCATTTTGTTTTGTTGAAACAACATTCTGTCTTTTGTTTTACTCTTTTCAATCTCTTCTTCGACTCTTTTTTCCAAAGATTCGTTTAACTCTTGTAACTCTTTTGTTTTTATTTCTACCAAATCCTCTAAATTATCGTTTAATCTTTTTAGTTTTTTTTGCTGTTTTACTTCTTGAGTTATATCTGTTAAGGTCACAATTATATAAGGAACATCATCTTCGTCAAAAATTGTAGAGTTTACATTTAAGGTAAAGTGATGAAGTCTGTTATCTTTTTCTATTGCGGCTTTAAATCTGATTTGCGGATTTTCTAAAATATATTCTGCCCAGTTTTTCCCATTGTAATCTTTATCTATTAAATATGTTTCATCATCCATATTTACAAAAGTTTCACATACGCATTCATATCTTTTTTTAAAATCTTCCAATGAAGAGAAGTTAAAAAATTCTAAAAGCTGTTTGTTTGAATTTTTTATATGATAACCGTCTGTTATTACGATAATATTTTTTTGAGAATCTAAAATAATCTGATTTTTCTTCTCTTGCATCTTTATTTTTTTTAAATTTTTTTCTAATTTGAGATTAAGATTTTCAATACTTCTTAGATAAATATAATATGAAATAATTGTATAAAGCAGTCCAATTAGAAATATTGATAAAAGAACATAAGCTTCTGAATTTTTCTTAAATTTTTTTATATCTAAAATATCTATATCATTTAAGTTTTTTGTTAGGATCATATATCCTATTAGATCATTATCTACTTCTAAAACTTTTAAAGTTGTTAAAATTCTGTTTTCTATTAATTCATAATCTTTTATAGACAAAACTTTTTCTAAATTCTCTTTTTCTACCAAGTTAAGAAGGTTTTTATTTGCATTTAAATTTGCAATATAATAGTCTTTTATAAATCTTTTGGTAAAGGGATATTTTATTGTCTCTTTATATTTTTTATCTGCTAAAACAAGAGCATCTATTTTGTTCTCTTTTAGTATTTTTGCTATTGAATTAAAATGAGTAATAATCTCAAAAATTCCTATAAATTCATTATTATGAAAAAGAGGAATCATAGATTTAAAAGTCATATCAAATCTGCCTACACTAATTGAAGTTAAGATTTTTTTGTTTTTTAATATTTTTCTAACATCTGCTCTAAAATCCAAAGAGTCATGGGTTTTTTTCGTCCAGCTTCTATAAAAACTGTCGCCTTTTTTATCCAATACTTGAAACCATACATTTTTAAATTTAGTATTTTTTCTTAATTCCAAAGAGAACTTATCGTAATCAAGTTTTGAATTATCGTTGTTTAACAAAGCATCGATAATCCTTTTATCTTTTGAAATAGACATTGCAACTGCCAAGGTCGCATTTTTTTTGTCTTTTATTAAATTTGAGGCACTGTTTTTCAAGTTTTTCGAGATAGTTATATATTTTTGGTTTAACTGTTTTTTCTCTTCTTTATTGATATAAAAAGTTGAAACGGTATATATAACAAGTGCAATAAATATATAAAATAAAAAGTTTATGATGAATTTATTTTTTAGCATGATTGTCCTGTATATGATTTAATAATTATAATAAAAAACTATTAATTACTTAATTAATCAAGCATAGAGAATTTAAGTTATTTACAAAGTGAGAAATATTTACTAATAATTAATGTTTTTTTGATACAATTCTGAATTATGAAAAATATAAAAAGATACCCAACAAAAAAGATATATGTAGGTGATGTTGCCATAGGAGGAGATTCTCCTATCTCTGTGCAATCAATGACTTACAGTAAAACTTCAGATATAGAAACTACAGTAGAACAGATAAAAGCTTTACATTTTGCAGGTGCAGATATCGTAAGAGTTGCAGTTCCCGATATAGAAGCTGCAAACGCCTTAAAAGAGATAAAAAAACAGAGTTCTCTTCCTATTGTTGCAGATATACATTTTAATCATAAATTAGCATTAATAGCAGCAGAGGTTGTAGATTGTATTAGAATAAATCCAGGAAACATAGGAAACAAACAAAGAGTACAAGAAGTTGTCAAAGCTTGTAAACAAAGAAATCTGCCTATTAGAATAGGAGTAAACTGCGGTTCTTTGGAAAAAGAGTTTGAAAATAGATATGGACAAACTGCAAAAGGAATGGTTGAAAGTGCCGACTATAATATAAAATATCTTGAAGATTTAGGTTTTGATGATATAAAAGTTTCATTAAAAGCAAGTGATGTTCAAAGAACGGTTGAAGCATATAGAATGTTAAGACCTTTGAATCATTATCCTTTTCATTTAGGTGTTACGGAAGCAGGAACACTGTTTCACTCAACAATAAAATCTTCTATTGCTTTAGGAAGTCTTCTTTTAGACGGAATAGGTGATACTTTAAGAGTCTCTATTACTGGAGAACTTGAAAAAGAGGTTGAAGTAGGGCGGGCAATTTTAAAAGATGCAGGACTTACAAAAGAGGGCTTAAATATAATTTCATGCCCCACTTGCGGACGAATTGAAGCGGATTTAGTAAGCGCGGTTGCCCAAGTTGAAGAGAGAACCAAACATATTAAAACACCTCTTAATGTTTCAGTTATGGGATGCGTGGTAAATGCGTTAGGTGAAGCAAAAGCGGCAGATGTTGCAATAGCATACGGAAAAGGGACAGGATTAATTATTAAAAAAGGTGAAACAATAGCCAAACTTCCCACAGATAAACTTCTTGACAGATTTTTAGAAGAGGTTGAAGTAGAAGCAAAGAAAAACCAAGATTAAATTATTGAAATTTTAAATTCAAAAGGAGAAAATAAGGGGAATAAATAATCAAAAGTAAATATTGGTTATTTATTCTTCCTTAAAAAATATGGATAGTATATATAGTGTAAATATCGAAAGAGCAGTATTAAGTTCAGTACTTTTTAACCCCGATGAGATAGAAGATATTTTAGGGATTTTAAAACCGGCAGATTTTTATTTGCCGGCACATCAGAAAATTTTTGATGTAATGGTGAGACTTCATAATTCAGATATGCCAATAGACGAGGAATTTATCAGAAAAAGAGTAGATTCCAAAGATGTAGATGATTCGATACTTTTAGAAATACTATCAGCTAATCCTATTACGAATACTTTAGCTTATGCAAGAGAGATCAAAGACGGTGCCGTAAAAAGAGAGTTGGCAACATTGGCAACAACAATAAAAAAAGTTGCTATAGAAGATGAAGTAACCGCAAATGATGCTTTGGATGTAGTTCAAGGGGAACTTTATAAAATCTCTACGGATAGTGCAACCAGCGAATTAAAAGATATGGAAGTTGTTACAAACGATACGCTTTCATATATCAAAAAGATGAAAGAGTTAGGTAATAAACACCTAATCGGAGAGACAACGGGATTTTATGATTTAGATAAAAGAACAACAGGTTTTAACGAAGGGGATTTGGTAATTATTGCCGCAAGACCTGCTATGGGGAAAACGGCACTTGTTTTAAATATGGCTTTAAAAAACGTTGAAGCTGGAAAAGGTGTAATTTTCTTCTCTCTTGAGATGCCTGCGGAGCAGTTAATGTTAAGAATGCTTGCAGCTAAAACTTCAATACCTCTGCAAAATTTAAGAAAAGGTGATATGGACGATAATCAATGGTCAAATCTAAATAGAGCCTTTGAAGATTTAAATACAAAAAAACTCTTTGTCGATGACGGTGGTAGCATAAATATCAATCAATTAAGAGCAAGAGTTAGAAAATTGGCTCAAAATGAAGATAATAATATTTCAATGGTAATTATAGATTACCTTCAACTTATGCAAGGTACCGGGAATAAAGATAGACATCAAGAGGTTTCAGATATTTCAAGGGGACTTAAAATGCTTGCAAGGGAGATGAAAATTCCTATTCTTGCTCTGTCTCAATTAAATAGGGGACTTGAAAACAGACCAGATAAAAGACCGATGCTAAGTGACTTAAGAGAATCAGGAGCTATTGAGCAGGATGCCGATATTATCATGTTTGTATATAGAGATGACGTATATAAAGAGAGAGATGAAGCAAGAAAAGAGAAAGAGGCATCAGACAAAGGCGAAGAGTACAAATCCAAGTTTGTTAATAAACCCGTTGAAGAAGCTGAAATTATTATCGGTAAACAAAGAAACGGACCAATAGGTACTGTAAAACTTGATTTCCAAAAACAGTATACGAGATTTGTGGACAAAGAAAATTCAAATGATGCTCCTATAGAAGTCGTTTTTGAATCAATTTCAGATACAAATAAAGAGACTAACGTGGAGATACCTAATATTTTATAATCATGTAAATTATAATAAATTAAGCTTTTTATAAATATAATCTATCAAATTATTTATATGGAGCTTATATATGAAAGCTGCTTTTTCCCTTTTGGAACTTATTTTTGCAATTGTGATTATGGGAATAATCGCTTCTTTTGCTATTCCCAAATATATGGATACAAGAGATCAAGCTTTGGCATCTACAATACAAAGAGACGTAGTAACCGCAATAAACTCTTTTCAAAGTTATTATTTAGTTAATAGAGAGATTAAAGAGATTTCGGATGTAATAACTTTAAATACTAAAAACTGGTCTTTAGAAGAGAATAAAATGACTTTTTTAGAAGGAAATAAAAGTTGCGTAGAACTTTTAGTGGATAAAGAAAAAATTTCAATAACCGTCAATGAAGAGGCAGGAAGCGTCTGTAAAGAGCTTGCAAACAGAGGAATTATAACGCAAGATATTGATTTAATATAAATTTGATAAAATATAGCCACTAAATAAAAAAGGCAAGAAGATATGCAAAAGGCTATATTTTTAGATAGAGACGGAGTAATAAATATAGAAAAGGATTACACCTACAAAATCGAAGAGTTTGAATTTGTAGATTCTTTATTTGATTCTTTGAAATATTTACAAGATTTAGGATATAAACTCTTTATTATCACAAATCAATCGGGTATTGCAAGAGGTTATTACACTATTCAGGATTATAAGATTTTAACAAATTGGATGCTTGATTATCTGGAACAAAAAGGTATTTTTATTTCTCAAACAGAGTTTTGCCCTCACGGTCCTGACGATAATTGTAACTGTAGAAAACCGAAAACAGGAATGATTGACAATATCTTAAAAAAACATGATATTGATTTAGAAAATTCATGGCTCATTGGAGACAAACAAGCCGATATTCAATGTGCAAAAAATGCAAATATCAAAAATACAATACAAGTAAAATCAGGACATAAGTTTGATGAAAAGGACTCTATAGCCGATTTTGTCTGCGATAGTATAAAAGATATTAAAAATATTATTAAGAATTAACTATTATATAAACGTAATATTTTTTTGGATAGAATATTACTCTTTTGAGACGATTATTTTTAAAAAAAGAAAGAGTTGTAATGGAATTAAGCGAAATAGATAAAAATTTAATACAAAACTCCATAAGAGATGTTAAAGACTTTCCCAAAGAGGGAGTTGTATTTAAAGATATAACTACTCTTTTAAATAACAAAGAGGCACTTCAAACACTGATTAATCATTTGGAAGATAGATATAAATCTTATGATTTGGATTATATTTGCGGAATAGATTCAAGAGGTTTTATCTTTGGTTCGATATTAGCAGACAGATTAAACGTAGGTTTTGTGCCTGTCAGAAAAAAAGGAAAACTTCCTAGTACTACAGTTTGTGAAAAGTATGAGTTAGAGTACGGTTATGACGAAGTTGAAATACACCTTGATGCTTTTCCTAAAAAAAATCCAAGAGTTTTATTAATAGATGATTTGATTGCTACGGGGGGAACTGCTGCTGCTGCGGCAAAACTTATAAAAAATGTTGATGCTAATTTAATCGAAGCCTGTTTTATTCTTAATCTTACATTTTTAAACGGTGTAAAAAAAGTAAAAGAGCATACTCCTGTTTATTCAGTATTAGATATATAAAAGAAGAGGAAAATGAAAGAGAATTATTATATACCGAAAGTTTCAAAGTTTGATCCTGACGAAAACGGACACTTTGGAGAATTCGGTGGAAGATTTGTACCGGAAACATTGATGCCGATTTTAGAAGAATTGGAAGAGAGTTATAAAAAATATAGATTTGATAAAGAGTTCTGGAAAGATGTTGATTATTTGCTAAAAGATTATGTAGGAAGAGAGAGCCCTTTATACTTTGCAAAAAATATAAGTGATGAAATCGGAGCTAAAATCTATTTAAAAAGAGAAGATTTAAATCATACGGGTGCGCATAAAGTAAATAACGTAATCGCCCAAGGACTTTTGGCAAAAAAATTGGGTAAAACAAAAGTTATCGCTGAAACGGGAGCAGGACAACACGGAGTTGCAACAGCTACAATAGCTGCGCTTTTAGGTTTGGAGTGTACGGTTTTTATGGGTGCAAAAGATGTACAAAGACAAGAATTAAATGTTTTTAGAATGAAGCTTTTAGGAGCAAAAGTAATTCCTGTCGAAAGCGGAAGCAGAACTTTAAAAGATGCTATGAATGATGCTATTAGATATTGGGTTACTAATGCAAGAGATACTTTTTATATAATAGGAACTGTCGCAGGTCCTCACCCTTATCCTATGATGGTAAGAGATTTTCAAAGTATAATCGGATGGGAAGCAAGAAGACAGATACAAGAAAAAGAGGGAAAACTGCCTGATTACATAGTTGCTTGCATCGGTGGAGGTTCAAATGCAATCGGTACTTTTTCCCATTTTTTAGAAGATGAAAATACAACTTGCATAGGTATCGAAGCAGGAGGAATGGGAGTTGAAACAAATAAGCACGGTTGTTCCTTGAAAAAGGGAAGTCCAGGTGTTTTACACGGTCAATGCTCATATCTTCTTCAAGATGAAGACGGACAAGTTTTAGAAGCCTATTCTATTTCTGCGGGATTAGATTATCCGGGTATTGGACCTGAACACTCATTTTTAAAAGATAATGATGTAGTAAAATATGACTCAATAACAGATGAAGAGGCATTGGAAGCTTTTGTATGGCTTAGCCAAAAAGAGGGGATTATTCCTGCTTTTGAAAGTTCACATGCCGTTGCATATTTAAAGAAAGCAAAAGAGAAGTTCAAAGACAAGATAGTAATAGTAACTCTGTCTGGACGAGGTGATAAAGATATGGTTCAAGCCAAAGATATATTGCATTTTAAATAGGCTTGAAGATGATTGAAAAATTACAAAATAATTCGGGGAAAATACTCTTTGTCGTAGTAATGATATTCCTTGTTTTTTTGGGATATAGTCTTTATCAAGCTCCTGAAGGTGGACTAGAAGATAAATTTATATATCTTTTAAAAACTTACGGATATATAATACTTTTTGCTTGGAGTATATTAGAAGGAGAGATTGGTCTTATTATGGCAGGACTTCTTTCTCATTCAGGTCATATGAACCTTTATATCGCAATATTCGTTGCGGGACTCGGAGGCTTTGCAGGAGATCAAATCTATTTTTATATAGGAAGATTTAATAAAGCCTATGTGCA
It encodes the following:
- the trpB gene encoding tryptophan synthase subunit beta, producing the protein MKENYYIPKVSKFDPDENGHFGEFGGRFVPETLMPILEELEESYKKYRFDKEFWKDVDYLLKDYVGRESPLYFAKNISDEIGAKIYLKREDLNHTGAHKVNNVIAQGLLAKKLGKTKVIAETGAGQHGVATATIAALLGLECTVFMGAKDVQRQELNVFRMKLLGAKVIPVESGSRTLKDAMNDAIRYWVTNARDTFYIIGTVAGPHPYPMMVRDFQSIIGWEARRQIQEKEGKLPDYIVACIGGGSNAIGTFSHFLEDENTTCIGIEAGGMGVETNKHGCSLKKGSPGVLHGQCSYLLQDEDGQVLEAYSISAGLDYPGIGPEHSFLKDNDVVKYDSITDEEALEAFVWLSQKEGIIPAFESSHAVAYLKKAKEKFKDKIVIVTLSGRGDKDMVQAKDILHFK
- a CDS encoding adenine phosphoribosyltransferase — translated: MELSEIDKNLIQNSIRDVKDFPKEGVVFKDITTLLNNKEALQTLINHLEDRYKSYDLDYICGIDSRGFIFGSILADRLNVGFVPVRKKGKLPSTTVCEKYELEYGYDEVEIHLDAFPKKNPRVLLIDDLIATGGTAAAAAKLIKNVDANLIEACFILNLTFLNGVKKVKEHTPVYSVLDI
- the ispG gene encoding flavodoxin-dependent (E)-4-hydroxy-3-methylbut-2-enyl-diphosphate synthase: MKNIKRYPTKKIYVGDVAIGGDSPISVQSMTYSKTSDIETTVEQIKALHFAGADIVRVAVPDIEAANALKEIKKQSSLPIVADIHFNHKLALIAAEVVDCIRINPGNIGNKQRVQEVVKACKQRNLPIRIGVNCGSLEKEFENRYGQTAKGMVESADYNIKYLEDLGFDDIKVSLKASDVQRTVEAYRMLRPLNHYPFHLGVTEAGTLFHSTIKSSIALGSLLLDGIGDTLRVSITGELEKEVEVGRAILKDAGLTKEGLNIISCPTCGRIEADLVSAVAQVEERTKHIKTPLNVSVMGCVVNALGEAKAADVAIAYGKGTGLIIKKGETIAKLPTDKLLDRFLEEVEVEAKKNQD
- a CDS encoding type II secretion system protein — protein: MKAAFSLLELIFAIVIMGIIASFAIPKYMDTRDQALASTIQRDVVTAINSFQSYYLVNREIKEISDVITLNTKNWSLEENKMTFLEGNKSCVELLVDKEKISITVNEEAGSVCKELANRGIITQDIDLI
- a CDS encoding replicative DNA helicase → MDSIYSVNIERAVLSSVLFNPDEIEDILGILKPADFYLPAHQKIFDVMVRLHNSDMPIDEEFIRKRVDSKDVDDSILLEILSANPITNTLAYAREIKDGAVKRELATLATTIKKVAIEDEVTANDALDVVQGELYKISTDSATSELKDMEVVTNDTLSYIKKMKELGNKHLIGETTGFYDLDKRTTGFNEGDLVIIAARPAMGKTALVLNMALKNVEAGKGVIFFSLEMPAEQLMLRMLAAKTSIPLQNLRKGDMDDNQWSNLNRAFEDLNTKKLFVDDGGSININQLRARVRKLAQNEDNNISMVIIDYLQLMQGTGNKDRHQEVSDISRGLKMLAREMKIPILALSQLNRGLENRPDKRPMLSDLRESGAIEQDADIIMFVYRDDVYKERDEARKEKEASDKGEEYKSKFVNKPVEEAEIIIGKQRNGPIGTVKLDFQKQYTRFVDKENSNDAPIEVVFESISDTNKETNVEIPNIL
- the gmhB gene encoding D-glycero-beta-D-manno-heptose 1,7-bisphosphate 7-phosphatase produces the protein MQKAIFLDRDGVINIEKDYTYKIEEFEFVDSLFDSLKYLQDLGYKLFIITNQSGIARGYYTIQDYKILTNWMLDYLEQKGIFISQTEFCPHGPDDNCNCRKPKTGMIDNILKKHDIDLENSWLIGDKQADIQCAKNANIKNTIQVKSGHKFDEKDSIADFVCDSIKDIKNIIKN
- a CDS encoding ATP-binding protein, with protein sequence MLKNKFIINFLFYIFIALVIYTVSTFYINKEEKKQLNQKYITISKNLKNSASNLIKDKKNATLAVAMSISKDKRIIDALLNNDNSKLDYDKFSLELRKNTKFKNVWFQVLDKKGDSFYRSWTKKTHDSLDFRADVRKILKNKKILTSISVGRFDMTFKSMIPLFHNNEFIGIFEIITHFNSIAKILKENKIDALVLADKKYKETIKYPFTKRFIKDYYIANLNANKNLLNLVEKENLEKVLSIKDYELIENRILTTLKVLEVDNDLIGYMILTKNLNDIDILDIKKFKKNSEAYVLLSIFLIGLLYTIISYYIYLRSIENLNLKLEKNLKKIKMQEKKNQIILDSQKNIIVITDGYHIKNSNKQLLEFFNFSSLEDFKKRYECVCETFVNMDDETYLIDKDYNGKNWAEYILENPQIRFKAAIEKDNRLHHFTLNVNSTIFDEDDVPYIIVTLTDITQEVKQQKKLKRLNDNLEDLVEIKTKELQELNESLEKRVEEEIEKSKTKDRMLFQQNKMAAMGEMLSNIAHQWRQPLSSISAAISSLKLQNELGVVDPSGFQSTCDLILRNSKYLSQTIEDFKNFFRQDREKSKFLLKKSILENISLLKDKLKHDQIRVILSIDEKVELYGYKNEFQQAILNIINNSVDALNSKKDIEKKVIVIECSNKTLTIKDSAKGIKEEIINRIFEPYFTTKHQSQGTGIGLYMTREILTKHMNFAIEVNNESFELEGEKLYGACFKITLKSKP